Proteins found in one Phocoena sinus isolate mPhoSin1 chromosome 19, mPhoSin1.pri, whole genome shotgun sequence genomic segment:
- the SNRNP70 gene encoding U1 small nuclear ribonucleoprotein 70 kDa isoform X1 has protein sequence MTQFLPPNLLALFAPRDPIPYLPPLEKLPHEKHHNQPYCGIAPYIREFEDPRDAPPPTRAETREERMERKRREKIERRQQEVETELKMWDPHNDPNAQGDAFKTLFVARVNYDTTESKLRREFEVYGPIKRIHMVYSKRSGKPRGYAFIEYEHERDMHSAYKHADGKKIDGRRVLVDVERGRTVKGWRPRRLGGGLGGTRRGGADVNIRHSGRDDTSRYDERPGPSPLPHRDRDRDRERERRERSRERDKERERRRSRSRDRRRRSRSRDKEERRRSRERSKDKDRDRKRRSSRSRERARRERERKEELRGSGGGGDMAEPSEAGDAPPDDGPPGELGPDGPDGPEEKGRDRDRERRRSHRSDRERRRDRDRERDREHKRGERGGERGRDEARGGAGGGGQDNGLEGLGSDGRDMYMESEGGDGYLAPENGYLMEAAPE, from the exons ATGACCCAGTTCCTGCCACCCAACCTTCTGGCTCTCTTTGCTCCCCGTGACCCCATCCCATATCTGCCACCCCTGGAGAAACTGCCACATGAAAAACACCACAATCAACCTTACTGTGGCATTGCGCCATACATCCGAGAGTTTGAG GACCCTCGAGATGCCCCTCCTCCGACTCGAGCAGAAACTCGGGAGGAGCGCATGGAGAGGAAG AGACGGGAAAAGATTGAGCGGCGACAGCAGGAAGTCGAGACAGAGCTAAAAATGT GGGACCCTCACAATGATCCCAACGCTCAGGGTGATGCCTTCAAGACTCTCTTTGTGGCTAGAGTG AACTATGACACGACAGAATCCAAGCTCCGGAGAGAGTTTGAGGTGTACGGACCCATCAAAAGA ATACATATGGTCTACAGTAAGCGGTCAGGAAAGCCCCGGGGCTATGCCTTCATCGAGTACGAACACGAGCGAGACATGCATT CCGCTTACAAGCACGCAGACGGCAAGAAGATTGATGGCAGGAGAGTCCTCGTGGACGTGGAGAGGGGCCGCACGGTGAAGGGCTGGAGGCCCCGGCGGCTAG gaggTGGCCTAGGCGGAACCCGGAGAGGTGGCGCTGACGTCAACATCCGGCACTCCGGCCGGGACGACACCTCCCGCTACGATGAGAG gcccggcccctccccgcttccccacAGGGACCGGGACCGGGACCGCGAGCGGGAGCGCAGGGAGCGGAGCCGCGAGCGAGACAAGGAGCGAGAACGACGACGCTCCCGCTCTCGGGACCGGCGGCGGCGCTCGCGGAGTCGTGACAAGGAGGAGCGGCGGCGCTCCAGGGAGCGGAGCAAGGACAAGGACCGGGATCGGAAGCGGCGCAGCAGCCGGAGCCGTGAGCGGGCGCGGCGGGAGCGGGAACGCAAGGAGGAGCTGCGAGGCAGCGGAGGTGGCGGCGACATGGCAGAGCCCTCCGAGGCCGGCGACGCGCCTCCTGATGACGGGCCTCCCGGGGAGCTGGGTCCTGACGGCCCCGATGGCCCGGAGGAGAAGGGCCGGGATCGGGATCGGGAGCGCCGTCGGAGCCACCGGAGCGACCGGGAGCGGCGCCGGGACCGCGATCGCGAGCGCGATCGGGAGCACAAGCGGGGGGAGCGGGGTGGTGAACGGGGCAGGGATGAGGCGCGAGGTGGGGCGGGTGGCGGTGGGCAGGACAACGGGCTGGAGGGCCTGGGCAGCGACGGCCGAGACATGTACATGGAGTCCGAGGGAGGTGACGGGTACCTTGCTCCAGAGAACGGGTATTTGATGGAGGCTGCGCCAGAGTGA
- the SNRNP70 gene encoding U1 small nuclear ribonucleoprotein 70 kDa isoform X2 — MTQFLPPNLLALFAPRDPIPYLPPLEKLPHEKHHNQPYCGIAPYIREFEDPRDAPPPTRAETREERMERKRREKIERRQQEVETELKMWDPHNDPNAQGDAFKTLFVARVNYDTTESKLRREFEVYGPIKRIHMVYSKRSGKPRGYAFIEYEHERDMHSAYKHADGKKIDGRRVLVDVERGRTVKGWRPRRLGGGLGGTRRGGADVNIRHSGRDDTSRYDERDRDRDRERERRERSRERDKERERRRSRSRDRRRRSRSRDKEERRRSRERSKDKDRDRKRRSSRSRERARRERERKEELRGSGGGGDMAEPSEAGDAPPDDGPPGELGPDGPDGPEEKGRDRDRERRRSHRSDRERRRDRDRERDREHKRGERGGERGRDEARGGAGGGGQDNGLEGLGSDGRDMYMESEGGDGYLAPENGYLMEAAPE, encoded by the exons ATGACCCAGTTCCTGCCACCCAACCTTCTGGCTCTCTTTGCTCCCCGTGACCCCATCCCATATCTGCCACCCCTGGAGAAACTGCCACATGAAAAACACCACAATCAACCTTACTGTGGCATTGCGCCATACATCCGAGAGTTTGAG GACCCTCGAGATGCCCCTCCTCCGACTCGAGCAGAAACTCGGGAGGAGCGCATGGAGAGGAAG AGACGGGAAAAGATTGAGCGGCGACAGCAGGAAGTCGAGACAGAGCTAAAAATGT GGGACCCTCACAATGATCCCAACGCTCAGGGTGATGCCTTCAAGACTCTCTTTGTGGCTAGAGTG AACTATGACACGACAGAATCCAAGCTCCGGAGAGAGTTTGAGGTGTACGGACCCATCAAAAGA ATACATATGGTCTACAGTAAGCGGTCAGGAAAGCCCCGGGGCTATGCCTTCATCGAGTACGAACACGAGCGAGACATGCATT CCGCTTACAAGCACGCAGACGGCAAGAAGATTGATGGCAGGAGAGTCCTCGTGGACGTGGAGAGGGGCCGCACGGTGAAGGGCTGGAGGCCCCGGCGGCTAG gaggTGGCCTAGGCGGAACCCGGAGAGGTGGCGCTGACGTCAACATCCGGCACTCCGGCCGGGACGACACCTCCCGCTACGATGAGAG GGACCGGGACCGGGACCGCGAGCGGGAGCGCAGGGAGCGGAGCCGCGAGCGAGACAAGGAGCGAGAACGACGACGCTCCCGCTCTCGGGACCGGCGGCGGCGCTCGCGGAGTCGTGACAAGGAGGAGCGGCGGCGCTCCAGGGAGCGGAGCAAGGACAAGGACCGGGATCGGAAGCGGCGCAGCAGCCGGAGCCGTGAGCGGGCGCGGCGGGAGCGGGAACGCAAGGAGGAGCTGCGAGGCAGCGGAGGTGGCGGCGACATGGCAGAGCCCTCCGAGGCCGGCGACGCGCCTCCTGATGACGGGCCTCCCGGGGAGCTGGGTCCTGACGGCCCCGATGGCCCGGAGGAGAAGGGCCGGGATCGGGATCGGGAGCGCCGTCGGAGCCACCGGAGCGACCGGGAGCGGCGCCGGGACCGCGATCGCGAGCGCGATCGGGAGCACAAGCGGGGGGAGCGGGGTGGTGAACGGGGCAGGGATGAGGCGCGAGGTGGGGCGGGTGGCGGTGGGCAGGACAACGGGCTGGAGGGCCTGGGCAGCGACGGCCGAGACATGTACATGGAGTCCGAGGGAGGTGACGGGTACCTTGCTCCAGAGAACGGGTATTTGATGGAGGCTGCGCCAGAGTGA
- the KCNA7 gene encoding potassium voltage-gated channel subfamily A member 7 translates to MEPGCPQPCGCCERVVLNVAGLRFETRARTLGRFPDTLLGDPVRRRRFYDGARREYFFDRHRPSFDAVLYYYQSGGRLRRPAHVPLDVFLEEVAFYGLGAAALARLREEEGCPLPSERPLPRRAFARQLWLLFEFPESSQAARVLAVVSVLVILVSIVVFCLETLPDFRDDRDNSGLAAVAAAGPFPARLNGSSPVPGPPPRLPFDDPFFVVETLCICWFSFELLVRLAACPSKTAFFKNVMNLIDFVAILPYFVALGTELARQRGVGQPAMSLAILRVIRLVRVFRIFKLSRHSKGLQILGQTLRASMRELGLLIFFLFIGVVLFSSAVYFAEADRADSHFTSIPESFWWAVVTMTTVGYGDMAPVTVGGKIVGSLCAIAGVLTISLPVPVIVSNFSYFYHRETDGEEAGMYSHVDTQPCCPLEGKVNGGFVDREVPELPPPLLWAPPGKHMVTEV, encoded by the exons ATGGAACCCGGGTGCCCGCAGCCGTGCGGCTGCTGCGAGCGAGTGGTGCTCAACGTGGCTGGGCTGCGCTTCGAGACCCGGGCGCGCACGCTGGGCCGCTTCCCGGACACGCTGCTCGGGGACCCGGTACGCCGCAGACGTTTCTACGACGGCGCGCGCCGCGAGTACTTCTTCGACCGGCACCGGCCCAGCTTCGACGCGGTGCTCTATTACTACCAGTCGGGCGGGCGCCTCCGGCGGCCGGCGCACGTGCCGCTCGacgtcttcctggaggaggtggccttcTATGGGCTAGGCGCCGCAGCGCTAGCGCGCCTGCGCGAGGAGGAGGGCTGCCCCTTGCCATCGGAGCGCCCCCTGCCCCGCCGCGCCTTCGCGCGCCAGCTCTGGCTGCTCTTCGAGTTCCCCGAGAGCTCGCAGGCCGCGCGCGTGCTCGCCGTTGTCTCAGTGCTCGTCATCCTCGTCTCCATCGTCGTCTTCTGCCTCGAGACGCTGCCCGACTTCCGCGACGACCGCGACAACTCGGGGCTCGCCGCGGTGGCTGCAGCTGGCCCg TTTCCGGCTCGGCTGAACGGctccagcccagtgcctggaccCCCACCTCGCTTGCCCTTCGATGACCCGTTCTTTGTGGTGGAGACATTGTGCATCTGTTGGTTCTCCTTCGAGCTGCTGGTGCGCCTGGCAGCCTGCCCAAGCAAGACAGCCTTCTTCAAGAACGTGATGAACCTCATCGATTTCGTGGCCATCCTGCCTTACTTTGTGGCACTGGGTACCGAGCTGGCCCGGCAGCGGGGGGTGGGCCAGCCAGCCATGTCACTGGCCATCCTGCGAGTCATCCGACTGGTACGCGTCTTCCGCATCTTCAAGCTGTCCCGGCACTCAAAGGGCCTGCAGATCTTGGGCCAGACCTTAAGAGCCTCCATGCGAGAGCTGGGCCTCCTcatcttcttccttttcattggTGTGGTCCTCTTCTCCAGCGCAGTCTACTTTGCTGAGGCCGACCGGGCAGACTCCCATTTCACCAGCATCCCTgagtccttctggtgggcagtgGTCACTATGACCACAGTTGGCTATGGAGACATGGCGCCCGTCACTGTGGGCGGCAAGATAGTGGGCTCTCTGTGCGCCATTGCCGGCGTGCTGACCATTTCCCTACCTGTGCCAGTCATTGTCTCCAACTTCAGCTACTTTTACCACCGGGAGACAGATGGCGAAGAGGCTGGGATGTACAGCCACGTGGACACGCAGCCCTGTTGCCCACTGGAGGGCAAGGTCAATGGGGGGTTTGTGGATCGAGAGGTTCCTGAGCTCCCACCTCCACTCCTCTGGGCTCCCCCTGGGAAACACATGGTCACCGAAGTGTGA
- the NTF4 gene encoding neurotrophin-4 has translation MLPHPSGSLPILLLFLLPSVPMEPHASPSPLPPFPVPEWDLLSPRVALSRGTPAGPPLLFLLEAGAFGEPTGSPANRSRRGVSETAPASRRGELAVCDAVSGWVTDRRTAVDLRGREVEVLGEVPAAGGSPLRQYFFETRCKADSAGEGGPGGGGGGCRGVDRRHWVSECKAKQSYVRALTTDAQGRVGWRWIRIDTACVCTLLSRTGRA, from the coding sequence ATGCTCCCTCACCCCTCAggctccctccccatcctcctaCTTTTCCTCCTCCCCAGTGTCCCAATGGAGCCCCACGCCTCACCCTCACCTCTGCCCCCATTTCCAGTCCCCGAGTGGGACCTCTTGTCCCCCCGAGTAGCCCTGTCCAGGGGTACCCCCGCTGGGCCCCCTCTGCTCTTCCTGCTGGAGGCTGGAGCCTTTGGGGAGCCAACTGGCAGCCCGGCCAACCGCAGTCGGCGGGGGGTGAGTGAGACAGCACCAGCGAGTCGCCGCGGAGAGCTGGCTGTGTGTGACGCAGTCAGCGGCTGGGTGACAGACCGCCGGACCGCTGTGGACCTGCGTGGGCGCGAGGTGGAGGTGCTGGGCGAGGTGCCTGCGGCTGGCGGCAGTCCCCTTCGCCAGTACTTCTTTGAAACCCGCTGCAAGGCTGACAGCGCTGGGGAAGGTGGCCccggtgggggtggaggaggctgCCGGGGTGTGGACCGGAGGCACTGGGTGTCTGAGTGTAAGGCCAAGCAGTCCTACGTGCGGGCATTGACTACCGATGCCCAGGGCCGTGTGGGCTGGCGATGGATTCGAATTGACACTGCCTGTGTCTGCACACTCCTCAGCCGGACTGGCCGGGCCTGA